The nucleotide sequence ATCATGCTTACCCTGTCCCCGGGAAAATTTCGGTTGAACTCAGCAAGCCTGCGAATACAGTAGAAGATCTTGCGCTGGCCTACAGCCCTGGTGTGGCTGAGCCGGTGCGGGAAATCGCCCAAAATGCAGAGAATGTCTATAAGTACACAGGTAAAGGCAACATGGTTGCTGTGATTACCAACGGTACGGCCATTCTTGGCTTGGGTAACCTTGGTCCGCTGGCTTCTAAGCCGGTCATGGAAGGTAAGGCCCTGCTGTTCAAGCGTTTCGCTGGCCTGGATTCAATAGATATCGAAGTGAAACACCGCACCATCGACGAGTTTGTTGATACTGTGGCCAATATCGCCGATACCTTTGGCGGGATTAACCTGGAAGATATCAAAGCCCCCGATTGTTTTGAGATTGAAAAGCGTTTGATTGAACGCTGCCAGGTGCCTGTGTTCCATGATGACCAGCACGGTACCGCGATTGTCACGGCTGCCGGTATGCTGAACGCTCTGGAGCTGCAGGGCAAAGATATCAAAGAAGCGGTGATCATCTGCCTGGGTGCCGGCGCAGCGGCCGTCGCCTGTATGGAACTGCTGATCAAATGCGGCGCCCAGCGTGAAAAAATCTACATGCTGGATCGCAAAGGGGTCATTCACACCCGTCGTGATGATATCAACGAGTATAAGCAACTGTTTGCTAACAACACAGATAAGCGTACCCTGGAAGATGTGATCGAGGGCGCGGATATCTTTGTTGGTGTCTCTGGTCCGGATCTGCTGGCGCCTGAAGCACTGAAGCTGATGGCGGACAAGCCGATCGTCTTTGCCTGCTCAAACCCGGATCCGGAAATTAAACCTGAGCTGGCCCATGCGGTTCGCAATGATCTGATCATGGGAACCGGCCGTTCGGATTATCCGAACCAGGTCAACAACGTCATTTGTTTCCCGTTTATTTTCCGCGGTGCGTTGGATGTGCGTGCCAGCGAAATTAACGATGAAATGAAGCTGGCTGCGGTCAACGCGATCCGTGAACTGGCTAAAGAACCAGTGCCGGCAGAAGTGATCAAAGCCGCCGGGGTGGATAAGCTGGCGTTCGGTCCTGATTATATTATCCCGAAACCGATGGATCCGCGTTTGTTGCCACGGGTTGCCAAAGCGGTTGCGGTCGCAGCGGTTGAATCCGGTGTTGCCCGGATTGAGATGCCTGTGGGTTACATGGAAGTGTAATGACACCCAGTGTGTGCTTATGATTGAAAAAACCAGCCATGTGGCTGGTTTTTTTTTATCTCAAGGCGCTATCTTGATTATTCGTTGATGTCTTCGTACTCAATGCCCAGGCTGTCCATGATGGCCTTGGCTTCTGCCGGCAAATCGTCAGGGCGATCTTTGCGGATATCTTCATCCGTTGGCAGTGGCTGACCTGTGTAGGCATGCAGGAATGCCTCGCACAGCAGTTCACTGTTGGTGGCGTGGCGAAGGTTGTTTACCTGACGGCGGGTGCGTTCATCTGTGAGGATTTTCAACACCTTTAATGGGATAGAGACAGTGATTTTCTTGACCTGCTCATTTTTCTTGCCGTGTTCCGCATAAGGGCTGATGTACTCACCGTTCCACTTTGCCATTGTTTACCTTCTCAGCGATATCGAGTTTTGAAATATTGTATGGGGGGAATTTTAGCGGCATTTACTGCCACAAGCAAAGACATATGGACGTCTAGAAGTGTTGACGTCTTTTTTAAATCTCGCTAAGGTTGAGGCATCTTACTCTCGTCGGCCTCTGACCTGGTCCCAGAAACAAGGAAGCAAATTACATGAGTGACAAGAAAACAGCTACTATCGCTGTTCGCAGCGGGATTGAAACCGATCAGCAATTTCGTGCAGTGGTGCCACCTATTTACTTGACCTCAACTTACGGCTTCCCTGAATTAGGGACCTTACCTCAATACGATTATTCCCGCTCAGGTAACCCAACCCGTAATTTACTGGCAGACACCCTGGCGGAGCTGGAAGGCGGGGCAGGCGGTGTGGTGACCAGCTGCGGCACGGCGGCGATTAACCTGCTGGCAACGGCACAACTGGGGCCGGATGATCTGGTTGTGGCACCTCATGACTGCTACGGCGGCACTTACCGCTTGTTCAATACCCGTGCCGGTAAAGGTGACTTCAAGGTACTTTTTGTCGATCAGGGCAACCCTCAGGCGCTGGCTGAAGCGCTGGCCAGAAAACCGACACTGGTGTGGGTGGAAACGCCGTCTAACCCGCTGTTGCGGGTGATCGACGTCGAGCAGCTGTGCCGTCAGGCGCACGATGCAGGGGCGCTGGTGGCGGTGGACAATACTTTCCTCTCGCCGGCGCTGCAGCAGCCGATTGCCCTGGGCGCCGACTTTGTGGTGCATTCCACCACCAAATATATCAATGGTCATTCAGATGTGGTGGGCGGGGTGCTGATTGCCAAAGACAGTGAGCACGCCGAGACTTTGTCCTGGTGGGCCAACTGTATCGGCGCCACTGGCGCCCCCTTTGATGCCTACCTGACCCTGCGTGGTGTGCGCACGCTGATGGCGCGTATGCGGGTTCATGAAGAAAACGCCGCCCGGTTGCTGGCCTATCTGCAAACCCAGCCGCTGGTGGGCAAGATTTACCACCCCAGCCTGGCCGATCACCCCGGCCATGCCATTGCAGTCCGGCAGCAAAAAGGCTTTGGCTCTATGCTGAGTTTTGAGCTGGCCGGCAGCAGGCAGCAGCTGGAAGTTTTTGTGGCGTCTTTGAATGATTTCTCTCTGGCTGAATCGCTGGGCGGTACGGAAAGCCTGATTGCACATCCTGCCAGCATGACCCATCGTGCCATGTCGGATGAAGCACAGCTGGCTGCCGGTATTTTGCCTTCTCTGCTGCGTCTGTCTGTCGGGCTGGAAGATGCCGATGATTTGATTGCCGATCTGGCCCAGGCCTTTGCCAAAGCGGCGGAGGCCAGTGAATGACCCGGAAACGTCAACTGCACAAATTTGGCGGCAGCAGTTTAGCGGATGCCAGCTGCTACCGGAACGTCGCTCATATTCTGGCACAATACTCCAGTGATGAGGATCTGGTGGTGGTCTCGGCGGCCGGCAAAACCACCAACCGACTGATTCAGTGGCTGTCTTTGCTGAGCAAAGATGGCCGGCTGGCACATGAAAGCCTGCAGGATTTGCGCACCTTTCAGCAGCACCTGATTGAAGAGTTGCTGGAAGAAACCGTGGCGGATGAGCTGCTCACTTCACTGCATCTGGAATTCAGTGAGCTGGGCCAGCTCACCGACAGTGATATCACCCCGGCCAGACAGGCCTGGGTGCTCGGACACGGCGAATTGTGGTCCTCCCGCTTGCTGGCCGCCTTACTGACACAAAAAGGCATGGCGGCACGTGCGCTGGATTCCCGTTCTTTCCTGCGTGCCGAACGCGCCGCGCAGCCTGAAGTTGACCGGGGCCGTTCACTGCCGTTGCTGCAAAATGAACTGGCGCAGCATAGCGGCCATCGTATGGTGATCACAGGTTTTATGGCCAGTAATCAGGCCGGAGAAACTGTGCTGCTGGGCCGCAATGGCTCGGATTACTCGGCCACAGTGATCGGCGCACTGGCCGGTGTCAGCCGGGTGACTATCTGGAGTGATGTCGCCGGTGTCTACAGTGCAGATCCCCGCCTGGTCAGTGATGCCTGTTTACTGCCGCTGCTGCGTCTGGATGAGGCCGATGAACTGGCCCGTCTGGCAGCCCCTGTGCTGCACAGCCGTACGCTGCAGCCGGTTGCCCAGAGTGCCATCGACCTGACACTGCGCTGCAGCTTGCAGCCGGAATCTGGCTCGACGCGGGTTGAAAGGGTGCTCGCTTCCGGTCGCGGCGCCAAAATCATTACCTCGCTGGATGATGTTTGTCTGCTGGAGCTGTCTGTTTCCCGTGCTCAGACGCTGGCGCTGGCGCAGGTGGAGCGTGAGCTGGCGACGCTGCTGCCCAAAGCGCAGCTGATCCCGCTGGCCCAGTCGGTTGAAACCGATAAAGGGCAGATTCTGCTGGCCTATACCGCTGAAGTGGCCAACGGGGTGCTGGCATTGCTGCAAGACAGCGGCTTACCGGCCGAGATCCGTTTGCGCGATGGCTTTACGATGGTCGCTGCGGTCGGGGCCGGGGTGGTGATCAACCCGGTTCACTGTCATGGTTTCCAGCAGCAGTTAAAGGGCCAGCCGGTTGAATTTATTGCCGAAGCCGAATCCGGACTGAGCCTGGTGGCGGTCCTGCGTCAGGCCGATACCCAGGCTCTGGTCCAACTGATCCACCAGAGCCTGTTTCAGGCGCAAAAGCGGATCGGCTTGATTTTGTGCGGCAAGGGTAATATTGGCAGCCGCTGGCTGGAACTGCTGGAAGAAGAAAAAGTAGCGCTGGAAAAGCGGCACGGCATGAGCTTTACCCTGATCGGGGTGGCGGACAGCCGGCGCCACTGGCTGGACCTGCAAGGCATTGAGCCGCTTCAGGCACTGACCCGGTTTGATGATGAAGCCACAGAGGGGGCGGACTGGCTGCCGGCCATCGGGCAGCATGATTATGATGAGCTGGTGGTGTTAGATGTCACCGCCAGCAAAGCGCTGGCAGAGCGTTATCCGGAATTTGCCAGTCACGGCTTGCATCTGATTTCGGCCAATAAAGTTGCCGGCTCGGCAAAAGGCAAAACTTACCGCGCCGTGGTCGATGCGTTCGAGAAAAGCAGTCGCCACTGGCTGTATAACGCCACGGTGGGCGCCGGGTTGCCGGTCAATCATACGGTCAAAGATTTGCGCGACAGCGGGGATACCATTATTGCTGTGTCCGGTATTTTTTCCGGCACCCTGTCCTGGCTGTTCCAACAGTTTGACGGCAGCCTGCCTTTTAGTCAGTTGCTTGAACAGGCCTGGCAGCAGGGGCTGACAGAGCCGGATCCGCGCCACGATCTGGACGGCAGCGATGTGATGCGAAAACTGGTGATCTTAGCGCGTGAATCCGGCCTGGCACTGGAGCCGGAGCAGGTCAAAGTCGAGTCACTGGTCCCCGAGGAGCTGGAACCCCTGAGTCTGGATGCTTTCTTTGAGCGCAGTGCCGTACTCGATGAGCGTTTGCAGGCGCGTCTGAGCAAAGCACAGCGAGAGGGAAAAGTGCTGCGTTATGTTGCGCGTCTGGACAAAAATGGGCACGCCGTGGTGGGCCTGGAAGCGTTGGAGCCTGAGCATGCGCTGGCAAACCTGCTGCCCTGTGACAACATCTTTGCGATTGAAAGCCGCTGGTACCGGGACAATCCGTTGGTGATCCGCGGTCCTGGCGCGGGCCGGGATGTGACGGCAGGGGCGTTATTGTCGGATTTGAACCGCCTGGCGCGGCTTTTGTAAGATTTTCCCGTTATGAGATAGAACCAAAGGGTAGCCGAGCGCTGCCCTTTCTGTTTTCTTGCTTCGGCTTTTTCCTGTATTGGTGCGGGTTGGCGGGCAATCGGCAGGGTAAAACTCTGGACTTGAATAAAGTGGATCTTGATGTTGAGAAAAATTCATGTTGATGCGGTTGACATTAATTTGGTTACAAGACATTCTGTGGACATATAGACGTCTAAATGGTTGTTTGGCGTCAGGGTTCAGAGGGAAGGCCGCAGGCCAGCAGCAGGAAGGTTTCAATTATGGGTTATTCTTACGCCAGTCACTTGGATGCGTTAAATCAGAACATCGCCGATCTGAACGGCGCTATCAATGTATCATTTGAATTCTTTCCGCCAAGTACGCCTGCGATGGAAGAAACCCTCTGGTCATCGATCCACCGTCTGAAGACGCTCAAGCCGAAGTTCGTATCTGTGACTTACGGCGCCAACTCAGGCGAGCGTGACCGTACTCACTCTATCATCAAAGATATTAAAGATCAGACCGGTCTGCTGGCAGCGCCTCACCTGACCTGTATCGATGCCACGCGTGATGAACTGCGCGCCATCGCCCGTGATTACTGGAAAAACGGCATTCGCAATATCGTGGCGCTGCGGGGCGATTTACCGCCGCAGGGGGGCAAGCCGGATATGTATGCGGTTGATCTGGTCAAGCTGCTGCGCGAAGAAGCCGACTTCGATATTTCTGTGGCGGCTTACCCTGAAGTGCACCCGGAAGCGAAAAGTGCTCAGGCCGATTTGATTAACCTGAAACGCAAAGTTGATGCCGGTGCCAGCCGCGCGATCACTCAGTTCTTTTTTGATGTGGAGAGCTACCTGCGTTTTCGCGACCGTTGTGTGGCCGCCGGTATCGATGTTGAAATTGTCCCGGGTATTTTGCCTGTGGTGAATATGAATCAGGCCAAGCGCTTTGCGCAGGCCAATAATGTGAAAATCCCGAACTGGTTAGAAAAACAATATCAGGGACTGGATGACGATTTGCTGAGCCGCCAGATGGTTGGGGCCAGTAACGCGATTGATATGGTGCGAGTGCTGAGCCGTGAGGGCGTCAAAGATTTTCACTTCTATACCCTGAACCGCGCTGAACTGACCTACGCGATCTGCCATACCTTAGGGGTGCGCGCTGAGGCTGAAGCCACGGCCTGATTGCTCTCTCGGGCAGGAAAAAGAAAAAGCCGCAATGCGGCTTTTTTTGTCACTGGCAGGGCGTAATTTATCGGCCCTTGACGTTCAGAGGAGCCGATAGTGCACTGCGCCTGCACATCAGTCTGCAGGATTACTCTGCAGCCATGGCGACATTGCTGTCGGCGCTGTCGATGTCTTGCAGCTCGACCAGAACTTCTTCCGCCCAGTCGATCCAAGCCTGTCGGTTATGGATCCCGCGACGCAGTGTCAGGCGATCGAGGCGCGACTGACGATCCATGTCTTTGTAATTGGCGAAGTGGACTTTTTCCAGCTCGTGGTAATGGTTCATCAGGGTGTGTGATTCCTCGATCAGTGCTTCCAACTGGCGCTGCATCGGCAGTGAGTTGTGAACACCGCAAACCAGAAGTTTGGCAGAGAATTCATCACGAATGGTTGGATTGCGGGCTGGCTCCTGGAACCACTCAAACAGCGCCTGACGGCCCAGATCAGTGATAGAGTAGACCTTGCGATCCGGCTTACCTTCCTGAGGTTCCAGTTTGCAGGTCACCTGGTTGTTGGTGGCCATTTTGTTGAGCTCACGGTAAACCTGCTGATGACTGGCTTTCCAGAAATAGCCGATACTGTGAGAAAACTCTTTAGTTATGTCGTAGCCGGTCGCGTCGCGCGAACTCAGCACGGTCAATATGACGTGTGGTAGTGACATCTCTTCTATCCGTTAAAATACTACAAAAAATAAACCGACGAGGCATAACGTTACCCTTCCGCTCTCAGGCGTTTTTATAATCGTCTTGTTGCAGTGCCCGGTCGAGATCACATAGGATATCATCAATTGATTCTCTGCAACCACTGGAAGCATAAATATTCCATGATGAACAGTGAGCAATTACTTATCTTGTGACGCTCGTCCAATTATGTAGACTGCGCGCAGTGCATAAAGTTTCAATCAAATTGATTCACAGCACTCTATAGACCTTAGTTGAAATGAAAAAAGTCACCTTGTCTAAATTGTAAATAAAAAAACAGGCCACCTGCCGGTGACCTGTTTGATGTTGCGATGAGGCGAAATCTTAACCCGTGTTGCGCATGCCGGCGGCAATCCCGGCAATGGTGACCATCAGGGCTTCTTCCAGAATCGGCGATTCGCTCTCCTGCTGGCGGGTGCGGTGCAGTAATTCCGCCTGCAGCATGTTGAGCGGTTCAACATAGACATTGCGAAGGCGGATAGATTCAGCCCCCCAGGGATCCTGCTCCATCAGATGATCGCTGTTCTCTACGTTCAGCACCACCTTGATATCGCGCTGTAACTGGTCTCGCAATTCCTGCCCCAGCGGCCATAAACTCGCGTCTGTCAGCCGCTGATCATAGTATTCGGCAATCTGGATATTGGTTTTGCTGTACACCATTTCCAGCATACCTAGTCGGGTAGAGAAGAATGGCCATTCACGGCACATTTCTTCCAGCAACTCAGAATGGCCCTGATCGATGACATGCTGAATGGCTTTACCGGCACCCAGCCAGGCAGGCAGCAGCAGACGGTTCTGACTCCAGGCGAAAATCCATGGAATGGCGCGTAAGCTTTCTACGCCGCCTTGCGGGTTTCGCTTGGACGGGCGTGAACCCAGCGGCAGTTTACCCAGTTCCATTTCCGGCGTTGCTGCGCGGAAATAGGGCACGAAGGAATCATGGCCACGCACCACAGAGCGATAGGCCTCGCAGGAAACATCGGACAGCACGTCCATGACATCACGCCATTGCTGCTTAGGCGCCGGTGGCGGCAGCAGGTTGGCTTCCAGAATGGCGCTGGCGTACAGGTTCAGGCTGTTGACGGCCACGTCCGGCAGTCCCAGCTTAAAGCGGATCATTTCGCCTTGTTCGGTCACCCGCAGGCCGCCTTTGAGGCTGCGCGGCGGCTGAGACAGCAGGGCAGCGTGCGCAGGCGCACCGCCACGGCCAATACTGCCGCCACGACCGTGGAACAGGGTCAGTTCAACACCGGCCTCGTCACAGACATTGACCAGGGCTTCCATCGCGCGATACTGCGCCCAGCCTGCCGCCGTAACCCCGGCATCTTTGGCTGAGTCAGAATAGCCGATCATCACCATTTGGTGGTTCTGGATGAAACCGCGGTACCAGTCGATGTTCATCAGCTGGGTAATGACTGCCTCGGCATTATTGAGGTCGTCCAGAGTTTCAAACAGAGGGCAGACATCCAGACGGAAGGTGCAGCCGGATTCTTTGAGCAGCAAATGAACGGCCAGCACATCCGAGGCGGTGCGGGCCATGGAAATCACATAGGCGCCCAGCGCCTGACGCGGCTGCTCAGCCACGACACGGCAGGTATCCAGCACTTCCTGTACCGCTTCCGATGGCTGCCAGTTCCGGGGCAGCAGGGGACGATTGGACGCTAGCTCACGAACCAGGAAAGCCACTTTGTCCTGCTCGCTCCACTGATCGTAATCGCCCAAGCCCAGATAGCGGGTCAGTTCAGAAATGGCATTCGAATGGCGGGTGCTTTCCTGACGGATATCCAGTCGCACCAGATGGACGCCGAAACATTGAATGCGGCGCAGGGTATCCAGCAGCAAGCCGTCGGCAATGATAGACATGCCGCACTCGTGCAGTGAGCGGTAACAGGCATGGAGCGGTTGCCACAGTTGATCGATGTCTTCCAGGATAGCGACTTTCGGCACACTGTCGCTGCCTTTGATCTGAGCATCCAGCACATCGCGGGTCTGGGTCAGTAAAGTCCGCAAGCCTTTGATGATTTCACGATACGGTTCGTGGGCACCATTGGCCAGTTCGCGCACTTCGCTGTTGCACTCGACCATAGACAGTTCGCTGACCAGCTCCTGGATATCATTGAGATACAGGTCGGCCGCTTTCCAGCGGGAGAGCAGCAGTACTTCACGAGTGATCGTGGAAGTGACAAACGGGTTCCCGTCACGGTCGCCGCCCATCCAGGACGAGAACTTGACCGGTGCAGCGTCCAGCGGCAGGCTCTCACCAAGGTGCTGGTGCAGTTTCTCATCGAACTGACGCAGAAATTCCGGTACCGCCTGCCACAGTGAATTTTCAACCACGGCAAATCCCCACTTGGCTTCATCAAGCGGGCTGGGGCGTTGTTTACGGATCACATCGGAATGCCAGGCCTGAGCGATCAGTTGCTCCAGACGGCGTTCGGCTTTCTGGCGCTCACGGTGAGACAGCTCGCTCAGCTCGAGTTTGGACAGGCATTTGTTGATTTGCACCAGCTTGTGAATCATGGTGCGACGTGCAATTTCAGTCGGGTGAGCGGTTAGCACCAGTTCGATATTCAAATCGCGAACGGCTTGCAGCGAGTCGAGCTCGCCGATCTTTTCGTCTTTCAGTTTGGCGAACAGTGAATCCATTTCATCCGGATTACACACCAGCTCCTCGCAATGGCGAGAAATGGTGTGGTACTGCTCGGCGATGTTGGTCAGGTTGAGAAACTGGCTGAACGCATGAGTCACAGGCAGCAACTGATCGTCCGGCAAGTTCTGCAACTCTGTGATCAGTTTTTCCCGGTCATCACTGTTGCCGGCACAAGCCGACTTAGACAGTTTCCGAATGGTTTCTACTTTATCCAGCAGTTCGCTGCCATGGGCGTCCTTGATTGTATTACCCAGCAAGTGACCAAGCATACTGACATTGCTTTTTAACGCACTGTACTTTTCGTTCATATCGCATCCATATCGTAATTTTGTTACATCCAATCGCCAAGGCGTAGCCAACAATCTAGCCTTCATTGGGGCGAAAGGTCAATAAGTGCACCCTTTTTAGGCCAAATTCCCACCGCTTTATCCTGCATAAGGCCGCTGTGTGTCTCATTCCTGTAATTTACTTTCTTTAGTTTTACAGTTTGAGCGTGCGCTTTAACACTGGCCCGGCGTCAGAAAAGGCATTTTTTCTTCTGCTTCACTTGACACAAAAGGCAGGAAAAGGTAAATATAAAAATTCATAATAAGTGAATAAAAATATTCTTTGCTGTATCGGGTTCGCTCGAACCTGTTTCACCAGAGAATGACGTTGAACAACGCTTTTATCCGAATGACCAGAGGCTATCAGTAAGTAGTATGAACCAGGCGATGAATTACAAGCAGTATTCCTTCCGACGACGCTAAGTCTCTATCGCCTGGTGCCTCTGGCACCTTTCTCTTGCGCCTGCCCGGCGCCACGCGCTGAACACAGCAGTCATATTTTCTTGATAGTGAATTTCACAACGATGACAACGGGATCCAATATGTTGAACACATCTATCATCGGTGCCAGCGGTTATACCGGCGCAGAGCTGGCCGCTATGGTCCATAAGCACCCGCATCTGCAATTGGCTGGACTTTATGTGTCTGAAAACAGCTTAGACGCAAATAAGGCGATCAGTGAGCTTCATGGCCAGCTGCGCGGGCAGATTGATCTGCCTCTGCAACCTCTGACAGACGTGGCCGCTGTGGCACAGGCTTCCGATATTGTCCTGCTGGCAACGGCCCATGAAGTCAGTCATGACCTGGCACCTGTTTTCCTGGCGGCTGGCTGTCAGGTGTTTGATCTTTCCGGTGCATTCCGGGTGAAGGGGGATGACTTTTATACCCAGTATTACGGCTTCGCGCATCAGCATGCGAACTGGCTGGATGCGGCTGTGTACGGTCTGGCGGAGTGGAATGCTGAGGCGATCGCTCAGGCTCAGTTAGTCGCTGTGCCCGGCTGTTATCCGACGGCGTCGCAACTGGCGCTGAAACCGCTGCTGGCAGCCGGCTTGCTCGATACCCTGCAATGGCCGGTGATCAATGCCGTCAGCGGTGTCTCTGGTGCCGGCCGGAAAGCCAGCATGACCAACAGTTTTTGCGAAGTCAGCCTGATGGCATACGGTGTCTTTACCCATCGTCATCAGCCGGAAATTTCCGCGCACCTGGGCACTGATGTCATCTTTACCCCGCATCTGGGTAATTTCAAACGGGGCATTCTGGCCACGATTACGGCCAAACTGGCACCCGGAGTGACCCCGCAAGCGGTGACAGAAGCGATGGAAGCGGCCTATACCCAGCCGGGCCAGCAGGCGGTGCGTTTGCTGGGCAATCACACAGCACGTTTGCAGGATGTGGTGAATACTTGCTTCTGTGATATTGGCTGGAACGTGCAGGGGCAGCATGTGATCCTCACGTCGGCGATCGATAACTTATTAAAAGGCGCATCGTCTCAGGCGATGCAATGCATAAATATTCGTAATGGTTTTGCACCATTGACTGCGTTGGTTGGTTAAGTCTGGCTGTTGAAAGGAGAACCGGGATGGAACAGTCGCCGTTAGTAATCAAATTGGGTGGAGCCGTACTGTCGTGCACCGACACCCTGGAAAAAGTATTTGGTGCCATCAATGCCTATCAGGCCAAGGCTAACCGGCCTTTGGTGCTGGTCCATGGCGGCGGCTATCTGGTTGATGACCTGATGAAAAAGCTGAATCTGCCGACGGTGAA is from Photobacterium sp. TLY01 and encodes:
- a CDS encoding malic enzyme-like NAD(P)-binding protein, which produces MSEDFRQQALHYHAYPVPGKISVELSKPANTVEDLALAYSPGVAEPVREIAQNAENVYKYTGKGNMVAVITNGTAILGLGNLGPLASKPVMEGKALLFKRFAGLDSIDIEVKHRTIDEFVDTVANIADTFGGINLEDIKAPDCFEIEKRLIERCQVPVFHDDQHGTAIVTAAGMLNALELQGKDIKEAVIICLGAGAAAVACMELLIKCGAQREKIYMLDRKGVIHTRRDDINEYKQLFANNTDKRTLEDVIEGADIFVGVSGPDLLAPEALKLMADKPIVFACSNPDPEIKPELAHAVRNDLIMGTGRSDYPNQVNNVICFPFIFRGALDVRASEINDEMKLAAVNAIRELAKEPVPAEVIKAAGVDKLAFGPDYIIPKPMDPRLLPRVAKAVAVAAVESGVARIEMPVGYMEV
- the metJ gene encoding met regulon transcriptional regulator MetJ, whose product is MAKWNGEYISPYAEHGKKNEQVKKITVSIPLKVLKILTDERTRRQVNNLRHATNSELLCEAFLHAYTGQPLPTDEDIRKDRPDDLPAEAKAIMDSLGIEYEDINE
- a CDS encoding O-succinylhomoserine (thiol)-lyase, with translation MSDKKTATIAVRSGIETDQQFRAVVPPIYLTSTYGFPELGTLPQYDYSRSGNPTRNLLADTLAELEGGAGGVVTSCGTAAINLLATAQLGPDDLVVAPHDCYGGTYRLFNTRAGKGDFKVLFVDQGNPQALAEALARKPTLVWVETPSNPLLRVIDVEQLCRQAHDAGALVAVDNTFLSPALQQPIALGADFVVHSTTKYINGHSDVVGGVLIAKDSEHAETLSWWANCIGATGAPFDAYLTLRGVRTLMARMRVHEENAARLLAYLQTQPLVGKIYHPSLADHPGHAIAVRQQKGFGSMLSFELAGSRQQLEVFVASLNDFSLAESLGGTESLIAHPASMTHRAMSDEAQLAAGILPSLLRLSVGLEDADDLIADLAQAFAKAAEASE
- a CDS encoding bifunctional aspartate kinase/homoserine dehydrogenase II, producing the protein MTRKRQLHKFGGSSLADASCYRNVAHILAQYSSDEDLVVVSAAGKTTNRLIQWLSLLSKDGRLAHESLQDLRTFQQHLIEELLEETVADELLTSLHLEFSELGQLTDSDITPARQAWVLGHGELWSSRLLAALLTQKGMAARALDSRSFLRAERAAQPEVDRGRSLPLLQNELAQHSGHRMVITGFMASNQAGETVLLGRNGSDYSATVIGALAGVSRVTIWSDVAGVYSADPRLVSDACLLPLLRLDEADELARLAAPVLHSRTLQPVAQSAIDLTLRCSLQPESGSTRVERVLASGRGAKIITSLDDVCLLELSVSRAQTLALAQVERELATLLPKAQLIPLAQSVETDKGQILLAYTAEVANGVLALLQDSGLPAEIRLRDGFTMVAAVGAGVVINPVHCHGFQQQLKGQPVEFIAEAESGLSLVAVLRQADTQALVQLIHQSLFQAQKRIGLILCGKGNIGSRWLELLEEEKVALEKRHGMSFTLIGVADSRRHWLDLQGIEPLQALTRFDDEATEGADWLPAIGQHDYDELVVLDVTASKALAERYPEFASHGLHLISANKVAGSAKGKTYRAVVDAFEKSSRHWLYNATVGAGLPVNHTVKDLRDSGDTIIAVSGIFSGTLSWLFQQFDGSLPFSQLLEQAWQQGLTEPDPRHDLDGSDVMRKLVILARESGLALEPEQVKVESLVPEELEPLSLDAFFERSAVLDERLQARLSKAQREGKVLRYVARLDKNGHAVVGLEALEPEHALANLLPCDNIFAIESRWYRDNPLVIRGPGAGRDVTAGALLSDLNRLARLL
- the metF gene encoding methylenetetrahydrofolate reductase → MGYSYASHLDALNQNIADLNGAINVSFEFFPPSTPAMEETLWSSIHRLKTLKPKFVSVTYGANSGERDRTHSIIKDIKDQTGLLAAPHLTCIDATRDELRAIARDYWKNGIRNIVALRGDLPPQGGKPDMYAVDLVKLLREEADFDISVAAYPEVHPEAKSAQADLINLKRKVDAGASRAITQFFFDVESYLRFRDRCVAAGIDVEIVPGILPVVNMNQAKRFAQANNVKIPNWLEKQYQGLDDDLLSRQMVGASNAIDMVRVLSREGVKDFHFYTLNRAELTYAICHTLGVRAEAEATA
- a CDS encoding PadR family transcriptional regulator; amino-acid sequence: MSLPHVILTVLSSRDATGYDITKEFSHSIGYFWKASHQQVYRELNKMATNNQVTCKLEPQEGKPDRKVYSITDLGRQALFEWFQEPARNPTIRDEFSAKLLVCGVHNSLPMQRQLEALIEESHTLMNHYHELEKVHFANYKDMDRQSRLDRLTLRRGIHNRQAWIDWAEEVLVELQDIDSADSNVAMAAE
- the ppc gene encoding phosphoenolpyruvate carboxylase, with the translated sequence MNEKYSALKSNVSMLGHLLGNTIKDAHGSELLDKVETIRKLSKSACAGNSDDREKLITELQNLPDDQLLPVTHAFSQFLNLTNIAEQYHTISRHCEELVCNPDEMDSLFAKLKDEKIGELDSLQAVRDLNIELVLTAHPTEIARRTMIHKLVQINKCLSKLELSELSHRERQKAERRLEQLIAQAWHSDVIRKQRPSPLDEAKWGFAVVENSLWQAVPEFLRQFDEKLHQHLGESLPLDAAPVKFSSWMGGDRDGNPFVTSTITREVLLLSRWKAADLYLNDIQELVSELSMVECNSEVRELANGAHEPYREIIKGLRTLLTQTRDVLDAQIKGSDSVPKVAILEDIDQLWQPLHACYRSLHECGMSIIADGLLLDTLRRIQCFGVHLVRLDIRQESTRHSNAISELTRYLGLGDYDQWSEQDKVAFLVRELASNRPLLPRNWQPSEAVQEVLDTCRVVAEQPRQALGAYVISMARTASDVLAVHLLLKESGCTFRLDVCPLFETLDDLNNAEAVITQLMNIDWYRGFIQNHQMVMIGYSDSAKDAGVTAAGWAQYRAMEALVNVCDEAGVELTLFHGRGGSIGRGGAPAHAALLSQPPRSLKGGLRVTEQGEMIRFKLGLPDVAVNSLNLYASAILEANLLPPPAPKQQWRDVMDVLSDVSCEAYRSVVRGHDSFVPYFRAATPEMELGKLPLGSRPSKRNPQGGVESLRAIPWIFAWSQNRLLLPAWLGAGKAIQHVIDQGHSELLEEMCREWPFFSTRLGMLEMVYSKTNIQIAEYYDQRLTDASLWPLGQELRDQLQRDIKVVLNVENSDHLMEQDPWGAESIRLRNVYVEPLNMLQAELLHRTRQQESESPILEEALMVTIAGIAAGMRNTG
- the argC gene encoding N-acetyl-gamma-glutamyl-phosphate reductase, with product MLNTSIIGASGYTGAELAAMVHKHPHLQLAGLYVSENSLDANKAISELHGQLRGQIDLPLQPLTDVAAVAQASDIVLLATAHEVSHDLAPVFLAAGCQVFDLSGAFRVKGDDFYTQYYGFAHQHANWLDAAVYGLAEWNAEAIAQAQLVAVPGCYPTASQLALKPLLAAGLLDTLQWPVINAVSGVSGAGRKASMTNSFCEVSLMAYGVFTHRHQPEISAHLGTDVIFTPHLGNFKRGILATITAKLAPGVTPQAVTEAMEAAYTQPGQQAVRLLGNHTARLQDVVNTCFCDIGWNVQGQHVILTSAIDNLLKGASSQAMQCINIRNGFAPLTALVG